A portion of the Pseudomonas protegens CHA0 genome contains these proteins:
- a CDS encoding autotransporter serine protease, which produces MDVNVHQLNVLAAGVFLAFAANLPGGAQAAYQETGRPGDAASWRSAEYLQDWGLDRMQANQAYAAGLTGSGVKIGALDSGFDAAHAEASSLRFHPVIASGSYQDGSGFQVSGVLNANNDTHGTHVTGTMGAARDGNGMHGVAFNAQVYVGNTNGNDSMLFGPGPDPRYFQAVYGALADAGVRVINNSWGSQPKDVSYQTLQGLHAAYAQHFGQDTWLDAAAQVSRQGVINVFSAGNSGYANASVRSALPYFQPELEGHWLAVSGLDKNNQQKYNQCGIAKYWCLATPGAAITSTVPGGGYATYNGTSMAAPHATGALALVMERYPYLDNQQALQVLLTTARQLDGSLTQAPGSLVGWGVPDLGRALHGPGQLLGELKVNLEAGQGDVWSNGISDQALAQRQVEDAAEHQAWQQTLKDRGWEQGPGAQASQQELTDYAVGMARDAAAAQRLYQGSLVKSGAGWLLLSGDSSYRGPTTVDGGLLVVNGSLVSAVTVNSGASLGGSGQVAALTATRGARVAPGNSIGTLNVAGDVSFQPGSTYAVELSPTASDRIVAGGRAHLEGAQLSLSLEHNANLLSAGQVRGLVGRQFDILQAAGGIDGQFALVQPNYLFLGAVVDYSASGVQLGLVRSAATFASVAASPNQRAVATAVEQLGTADPVYESLLLSASPASAQGALQQLSGEIYPALEQSLLNQGRDLREAFGQRLQRPGPNAGEGEASFWIKGLGGQARTDGDSGHSSYQGKGSGVLLGLDRDLDADTRVGLAAGYSDTSLRMGGASHSSAQIDSYHLGAYAGRDLGDLRLSLGASHSWHSAQVRRDLQYAEASAKQKARIDGRSSQLFSEAAYRLQLPALTLEPFANLAYLHLQRDAFHEKGDAAALRAGDDSAEALLGSLGARGLKRLSLSRGQPLELSSSLAWQHRLGHDTSSQHLAFASGGPSFAVDSASASRDAALLGLQARLGVTAQLDLSLDYQGQLGNAEQFHNVGLNLDWRF; this is translated from the coding sequence ATGGATGTGAATGTTCATCAGCTCAATGTGCTGGCGGCCGGGGTGTTCCTGGCGTTTGCCGCGAACTTGCCGGGTGGGGCCCAGGCGGCCTACCAGGAAACCGGTCGCCCCGGTGATGCCGCCAGCTGGCGCTCCGCCGAATACCTGCAGGACTGGGGCCTGGACCGGATGCAGGCGAACCAGGCCTACGCCGCCGGCCTTACCGGTAGCGGGGTCAAGATCGGTGCCCTGGATTCGGGCTTCGATGCGGCCCATGCCGAAGCCTCGTCCCTGCGCTTTCACCCGGTGATCGCCAGCGGCAGCTACCAGGACGGCAGCGGGTTCCAGGTGTCCGGGGTGCTCAACGCCAACAACGACACCCACGGCACTCACGTCACCGGTACCATGGGCGCCGCCCGCGACGGCAACGGCATGCATGGGGTGGCCTTCAATGCCCAGGTCTACGTCGGCAACACCAACGGCAACGACAGCATGCTCTTCGGCCCGGGCCCCGACCCGCGCTATTTCCAGGCGGTGTACGGTGCCCTGGCCGACGCCGGGGTGCGGGTCATCAACAACAGCTGGGGCAGCCAGCCCAAGGACGTCAGCTACCAGACCCTCCAGGGCCTGCACGCCGCCTATGCCCAGCACTTCGGCCAGGACACCTGGCTCGATGCGGCGGCGCAGGTCTCGCGCCAGGGGGTGATCAACGTCTTCAGCGCCGGCAACAGCGGCTATGCCAATGCCAGCGTGCGATCGGCACTGCCGTATTTTCAGCCGGAGCTGGAAGGGCACTGGCTGGCGGTCTCGGGCCTGGATAAGAACAACCAGCAGAAATACAACCAGTGCGGGATCGCCAAGTACTGGTGCCTGGCCACGCCCGGCGCGGCCATCACCAGCACTGTGCCCGGGGGCGGCTACGCCACCTACAACGGCACTTCGATGGCCGCGCCCCATGCCACCGGGGCCCTGGCCCTGGTGATGGAGCGCTACCCCTATCTGGACAACCAGCAGGCCCTGCAGGTGCTGCTGACCACCGCCCGCCAGCTCGATGGCTCGCTGACCCAGGCCCCTGGCAGCCTGGTGGGCTGGGGCGTGCCGGACCTGGGCCGGGCATTGCACGGGCCCGGGCAGTTGCTGGGGGAACTCAAGGTCAACCTGGAGGCCGGGCAGGGCGATGTGTGGAGCAACGGCATCTCCGACCAGGCCCTGGCCCAGCGCCAGGTGGAGGATGCCGCCGAGCACCAGGCCTGGCAACAGACCCTCAAGGATCGTGGCTGGGAGCAGGGCCCGGGGGCCCAGGCCAGCCAGCAGGAACTGACCGACTACGCGGTCGGCATGGCCCGGGATGCGGCGGCCGCGCAGCGCCTGTACCAGGGCAGCCTGGTCAAGTCCGGGGCCGGCTGGCTGTTGCTCAGCGGTGACAGTAGCTATCGCGGGCCGACCACGGTCGATGGCGGGCTGCTGGTGGTCAATGGCAGCCTGGTATCCGCGGTCACGGTCAACAGTGGCGCGAGCCTGGGTGGCAGCGGGCAGGTCGCGGCGCTGACCGCGACCCGCGGCGCGCGCGTGGCCCCGGGCAACTCCATCGGCACCCTGAATGTGGCCGGCGATGTGAGTTTCCAGCCAGGTTCGACCTACGCCGTGGAGCTGTCGCCGACCGCCAGCGACCGTATCGTCGCCGGCGGCCGGGCGCATCTGGAGGGCGCCCAGCTCAGCCTGAGCCTGGAACACAACGCCAACCTGCTCAGCGCCGGGCAGGTCCGGGGGCTGGTCGGGCGCCAGTTCGACATTTTGCAGGCCGCGGGCGGTATCGATGGCCAGTTCGCCCTGGTGCAACCCAACTACCTGTTTCTCGGCGCGGTGGTCGATTACTCCGCCAGCGGCGTGCAACTGGGCCTGGTGCGCAGCGCCGCGACCTTTGCCAGCGTGGCCGCCAGCCCCAACCAGCGCGCGGTGGCCACGGCGGTGGAGCAGTTGGGCACGGCCGACCCGGTCTACGAAAGCCTGCTGCTGTCGGCCTCGCCGGCTTCGGCTCAAGGGGCGTTGCAACAGTTGTCCGGGGAGATCTACCCGGCCCTGGAGCAGAGCCTGCTCAATCAGGGCCGCGACCTGCGCGAGGCCTTTGGCCAGCGCTTGCAGCGCCCGGGGCCAAATGCCGGGGAGGGCGAGGCGAGTTTCTGGATCAAGGGCCTGGGTGGGCAGGCGCGCACTGACGGCGACTCGGGCCACAGTTCCTACCAGGGCAAGGGCAGTGGGGTGCTGCTGGGGCTGGACCGCGACCTGGACGCGGACACGCGGGTCGGCCTGGCCGCCGGCTACAGCGACACCTCGCTGCGCATGGGCGGCGCCAGCCACTCCAGCGCGCAGATCGACAGCTACCACCTGGGCGCCTATGCCGGGCGCGACCTGGGCGACCTGCGCCTGAGCCTGGGGGCCAGCCACAGCTGGCATAGCGCCCAGGTGCGCCGCGACCTGCAATACGCCGAAGCCAGCGCCAAGCAGAAGGCCCGGATCGACGGCCGCAGCAGCCAGCTGTTCAGCGAGGCAGCGTATCGGCTGCAGCTACCGGCCCTGACGTTGGAGCCCTTCGCCAACCTGGCCTACCTGCACCTGCAGCGTGACGCCTTCCACGAGAAGGGCGACGCCGCGGCCCTGCGCGCCGGGGACGACAGCGCCGAGGCCCTGCTGGGCAGCCTGGGGGCCCGGGGCCTGAAGCGTCTCAGCCTGAGCCGCGGCCAGCCCCTGGAGCTGTCCAGCAGCCTGGCCTGGCAGCACCGCCTGGGGCATGACACTTCCAGCCAGCACCTGGCATTCGCCAGCGGCGGCCCGAGCTTTGCCGTGGACAGCGCAAGCGCGTCCCGGGATGCGGCGCTGCTGGGGCTTCAGGCGCGCCTTGGAGTCACCGCCCAGCTGGACCTGAGCCTGGATTACCAGGGCCAGCTGGGCAATGCCGAACAGTTCCACAACGTGGGGCTGAACCTCGACTGGCGCTTCTGA
- a CDS encoding TolC family outer membrane protein has protein sequence MSKLSILAAALALLACQTAQAVGPFQIYEQALRNDPVFLGAIKERDAGLENRAIGRAGLLPKVGYSYNKGHNNSKVSYLDTVRGTITEKRNYDSYGSSLTLQQPLIDYEAYANYRKGVAQALFADENFRGKSQELLVRVLSYYTKALFAQDQIDIALAKKKAFEQQFQQNRHMFQQGEGTRTDILEAESRYELATAEEIEARDEQDAALRELAALTGEPNLDVRDLDPLQEDFQSFSLTPANYDTWHEMALSNNPVLASQRQRVEVARYEVERNRAGHLPKLSAYATLRQNESESGNTYNQRYDTNTIGIEVSVPLYAGGGVSASTRQASRSMEQAEYELDGKTRETLIELRRQFSACLSGVSKLRAYQKALTSAEALVVSTKQSILGGERVNLDALNAEQQLYTTRRDLAQARYDYLMAWTKLHYYAGTLREEDLARVDEAFGQRAQP, from the coding sequence ATGAGTAAGCTTTCCATTCTCGCGGCGGCTCTGGCGCTGTTGGCCTGCCAGACGGCCCAGGCGGTGGGCCCGTTCCAGATCTACGAACAGGCCCTGCGCAACGACCCGGTGTTCCTCGGCGCCATCAAGGAACGCGATGCCGGCCTTGAAAACCGCGCCATCGGCCGTGCCGGGCTGCTGCCCAAGGTCGGCTACAGCTACAACAAGGGCCATAACAACTCCAAGGTCAGCTACCTGGATACGGTGCGCGGCACCATTACCGAAAAACGCAACTACGACAGCTACGGTTCGTCCCTGACCCTGCAGCAGCCGCTGATCGACTACGAGGCCTACGCCAATTACCGCAAGGGCGTGGCCCAGGCGCTGTTTGCCGACGAGAACTTTCGCGGCAAGAGCCAGGAGTTGCTGGTGCGGGTGCTGAGCTACTACACCAAGGCGCTGTTCGCCCAGGACCAGATCGACATCGCCCTGGCCAAGAAAAAGGCCTTCGAGCAGCAGTTCCAGCAGAACCGGCACATGTTCCAGCAGGGCGAGGGCACCCGCACCGACATCCTCGAAGCCGAGTCGCGCTACGAATTGGCCACCGCCGAAGAGATCGAAGCCCGGGACGAGCAGGACGCGGCTTTGCGCGAGCTGGCGGCCCTGACCGGCGAGCCGAACCTCGATGTGCGGGATCTGGACCCCTTGCAGGAAGACTTCCAGTCCTTCTCCCTGACCCCGGCCAACTACGACACCTGGCACGAGATGGCCCTGAGCAACAACCCGGTGCTGGCTTCCCAACGCCAGCGGGTCGAGGTCGCGCGCTACGAGGTGGAACGCAACCGCGCCGGGCACCTGCCCAAGCTCAGCGCCTACGCCACCCTGCGCCAGAACGAATCGGAAAGCGGCAACACCTACAACCAGCGCTACGACACCAACACCATCGGTATCGAAGTCAGCGTGCCGTTGTATGCCGGGGGCGGGGTCTCGGCCTCGACCCGCCAGGCCAGCCGCTCCATGGAACAGGCCGAGTACGAACTGGACGGCAAGACCCGGGAAACCCTGATTGAACTCCGCCGCCAATTCAGTGCCTGTCTATCGGGGGTGAGCAAGTTGCGGGCCTACCAGAAAGCCCTGACTTCGGCCGAGGCCCTGGTGGTCTCGACCAAGCAGAGCATCCTGGGGGGCGAACGGGTCAACCTCGATGCACTGAACGCCGAACAGCAGCTCTACACCACCCGCCGCGACCTGGCCCAGGCGCGCTATGACTACTTGATGGCCTGGACCAAGCTGCACTACTACGCAGGCACTCTGCGGGAAGAGGATCTGGCCAGGGTCGACGAGGCTTTCGGCCAGCGCGCGCAGCCTTAG
- a CDS encoding AprI/Inh family metalloprotease inhibitor — translation MTLHISCCRAARWLLATLMIFYGAITMASSLRLADPSELVGHWQLQQAAAPAEGCTLDLLHNAALGDGADCLSKWLGEAAVGWFPEPDGIAITGREGSKIIFFSRQKEGLYEARLKADGLIVLQRAAN, via the coding sequence ATGACCCTGCATATTTCCTGTTGCCGGGCGGCCCGATGGCTGCTGGCGACACTGATGATCTTTTATGGAGCAATCACCATGGCAAGCAGCCTGCGCTTGGCGGACCCCTCGGAACTGGTTGGACACTGGCAGCTGCAACAGGCAGCCGCACCCGCTGAAGGTTGCACCCTGGACCTGCTGCACAACGCCGCCCTGGGCGACGGTGCCGACTGCCTGTCGAAATGGCTCGGGGAAGCCGCGGTGGGCTGGTTCCCGGAGCCCGATGGCATTGCCATTACCGGCCGCGAAGGCTCGAAAATCATTTTCTTCAGTCGCCAGAAAGAGGGCCTCTACGAAGCCCGCCTGAAAGCCGACGGTCTGATTGTGTTACAACGCGCCGCTAATTAA
- a CDS encoding HlyD family type I secretion periplasmic adaptor subunit translates to MMIEEGYAPERVERDAGFFARMGWILALVGAGSFFVWAALAPLDQGIPVQGTVVVSGKRKAVQSMSSGVVSRILVREGESVKQGQPLFRLDQTQVAADVQSLQAQYRMAMASLARWRSERDNLKQVDFPAPLSDSDDPRLALVLEGQRQLFSSRREAFSREQAGIRANIEGATAQLAGMRRARTDLGSQAESLRQQLSNLQPLADNGYIPRNRLLEYQRQLSQVQQELAQNTGESGRVEQGILESRLKLQQHSEEYQKEVRSQLAEAQLKTQTLEQQLTSAGFDLQHSEIIATADGIAVNLGVHTEGAVVRQGETLLEIVPQGTHLEVEGRLPVNLVDKVGTHLPVDILFTAFNQSRTPRVPGEVSLISADQMLDEKTGMPYYVLRSSVSDQAMEKLNGLVIKPGMPAEMFVRTGERSLLNYLFKPLLDRAGSALTEE, encoded by the coding sequence ATGATGATCGAAGAGGGTTACGCGCCGGAACGGGTCGAGCGTGACGCGGGCTTTTTCGCCCGCATGGGCTGGATCCTGGCCCTGGTGGGGGCGGGCAGTTTCTTCGTCTGGGCGGCGCTGGCGCCCCTGGACCAGGGCATTCCGGTGCAAGGCACGGTGGTGGTGTCCGGCAAACGCAAGGCGGTGCAGTCCATGAGCAGCGGGGTGGTCAGCCGGATCCTGGTGCGCGAGGGCGAAAGCGTGAAGCAGGGCCAGCCGCTGTTTCGCCTGGACCAGACCCAGGTGGCGGCGGACGTGCAATCGCTGCAAGCCCAGTACCGCATGGCCATGGCCAGCCTGGCGCGCTGGCGCAGCGAGCGCGACAACCTCAAGCAGGTGGATTTCCCCGCGCCCCTGAGCGACAGCGACGATCCGCGCCTGGCCCTGGTGCTGGAAGGCCAGCGCCAGTTGTTCAGCAGCCGGCGCGAGGCATTCTCCCGGGAGCAGGCGGGCATCCGTGCCAATATCGAAGGCGCCACCGCGCAACTGGCCGGCATGCGCCGGGCCCGCACCGACCTCGGTAGCCAGGCCGAATCCCTGCGCCAGCAACTGAGCAACCTGCAACCTTTGGCGGACAACGGCTACATCCCGCGCAATCGCCTGCTGGAATATCAGCGCCAACTGTCCCAGGTGCAGCAGGAACTGGCGCAGAACACCGGGGAAAGCGGGCGAGTGGAGCAGGGCATCCTCGAATCCCGGCTCAAGCTGCAACAGCACAGCGAGGAGTACCAGAAAGAGGTGCGCAGCCAGTTGGCCGAAGCCCAGCTCAAGACCCAGACCCTGGAGCAGCAACTGACCTCTGCCGGTTTCGACCTGCAGCACAGCGAGATCATCGCCACCGCCGACGGCATCGCGGTCAACCTCGGGGTGCACACCGAGGGCGCGGTGGTGCGCCAGGGCGAGACCCTGCTGGAAATCGTGCCCCAGGGCACTCACCTGGAGGTGGAAGGGCGGCTGCCGGTGAACCTGGTGGACAAGGTCGGCACCCACTTGCCGGTGGACATCCTGTTCACCGCCTTCAACCAGAGCCGCACGCCACGAGTGCCGGGCGAAGTCAGCCTGATTTCCGCCGACCAGATGCTCGACGAGAAAACCGGCATGCCCTACTACGTGCTGCGCAGCAGTGTCAGCGACCAGGCCATGGAGAAGCTCAACGGCCTGGTGATCAAGCCCGGCATGCCGGCGGAAATGTTCGTGCGCACTGGCGAGCGTTCCCTGCTCAATTACCTGTTCAAGCCACTGCTCGACCGGGCAGGTTCTGCACTGACCGAAGAATAA
- a CDS encoding lipase — MSIFDYKTALGGDGKALYSEAITLALYASTPTGEALPGTAWRPISASQLGYQGNVSAQGTISGEQAIVSDAQVEVLGKYDAAGQLLSIGISFRGTDSLKDGINDLQAAFVSGFADNYSRLAFDNLLGKVAAFAAAQGLSGSDVLVTGHSLGGLGVNSLAAMSSDHWGGFYQDASYVAFASPTQSANSSQVLNIGYENDPVFRALDGTHFNASSLGTHDKPQESATNNIVSFTDHYSSFLGKLIPQSILNPQSWSAHSAVDYAGGLNRLINSDFYDLTSRDSTVVISNLSEGKRDQVWVKDLNLYAEKHTGSTFIIGTQSNDLLHGGKGNDYLDGGAGDDRFRDDGGYNIIHGGQGHNVLELQQPLKNFSIANDGDGTLYIRDAYGGISMTRDVGALVSHETGSWWQLFGKDVSHSVTADGLQNGNQWTAYNHSLNGDAYGNALVASVDGDWLFGHGGDDLLSSDKANVTFVGGTGNDVMHSSGGGGNTFLFSGNFGFDLIHGYQNTDKLVFMGVPGVDAHYDYSQHLSQNGNDTLLSVGEFSVTLVGVGMDSLSGSGLVFA, encoded by the coding sequence ATGAGTATCTTCGATTACAAGACCGCCCTTGGCGGTGACGGCAAGGCCCTCTACAGCGAGGCCATTACTCTGGCGCTGTACGCCTCCACACCCACCGGCGAGGCGCTGCCGGGCACCGCCTGGCGCCCCATCAGCGCCAGCCAGCTGGGCTACCAGGGCAACGTCAGCGCCCAGGGCACGATTTCCGGCGAGCAGGCGATTGTCAGCGACGCCCAGGTCGAGGTGCTGGGCAAATACGACGCGGCCGGGCAGTTGCTGTCCATCGGCATCAGCTTTCGCGGCACCGACAGCCTCAAGGACGGTATCAACGACTTGCAGGCGGCCTTCGTGTCGGGCTTTGCCGACAACTACAGCCGCCTGGCCTTTGACAACCTGCTGGGCAAGGTGGCGGCCTTTGCTGCGGCCCAGGGCTTGAGCGGCAGCGATGTGCTGGTCACCGGCCACAGCCTGGGCGGCCTTGGGGTCAACAGCCTGGCGGCCATGAGCAGCGATCACTGGGGCGGCTTCTACCAGGACGCCAGCTACGTGGCCTTCGCCTCGCCGACCCAGAGCGCCAACAGCTCGCAGGTGCTGAACATCGGCTATGAAAACGACCCGGTGTTCCGCGCCCTGGACGGCACTCATTTCAACGCCTCGTCCCTGGGCACCCACGACAAGCCCCAGGAGTCGGCGACCAACAACATCGTCAGCTTCACCGATCACTATTCATCGTTCCTGGGCAAGTTGATTCCCCAGAGCATCCTCAATCCGCAGTCCTGGTCGGCCCACAGTGCGGTGGACTACGCCGGCGGCCTCAACCGCCTGATCAACTCGGATTTCTATGACCTGACCAGCCGCGACTCCACCGTGGTTATTTCCAACCTGTCCGAGGGCAAGCGCGATCAGGTCTGGGTCAAGGACCTCAACCTGTACGCGGAAAAACACACCGGCAGCACCTTCATCATCGGCACCCAGAGCAACGACCTGCTGCACGGCGGCAAGGGCAACGACTACCTGGATGGCGGGGCCGGCGATGATCGCTTCCGCGATGACGGCGGCTACAACATCATCCATGGCGGGCAGGGCCATAACGTGCTGGAACTGCAGCAGCCGCTGAAGAACTTTTCCATCGCCAATGACGGCGACGGCACCCTGTATATCCGTGATGCCTACGGCGGCATCAGCATGACCCGGGACGTCGGCGCCCTGGTCAGCCACGAGACCGGAAGCTGGTGGCAACTGTTCGGCAAGGACGTGAGCCACAGCGTCACCGCCGACGGCTTGCAGAACGGCAACCAGTGGACCGCCTACAACCACTCCCTCAACGGCGATGCCTACGGCAATGCGCTGGTAGCCAGCGTCGATGGCGACTGGCTGTTCGGCCATGGCGGCGATGACCTGCTGAGCAGCGACAAGGCCAACGTGACTTTCGTCGGCGGCACCGGCAACGACGTCATGCACTCCAGCGGTGGCGGGGGCAATACCTTCCTGTTCAGCGGCAACTTCGGCTTCGACCTGATCCACGGCTACCAGAACACCGACAAGCTGGTGTTCATGGGCGTGCCCGGGGTCGACGCCCATTACGACTACAGCCAGCATTTGTCGCAGAACGGCAACGACACCCTGCTCAGTGTCGGCGAGTTCTCGGTGACCCTGGTGGGGGTCGGCATGGACAGCCTTTCGGGTTCGGGCCTGGTCTTCGCCTGA
- a CDS encoding serralysin family metalloprotease: MSKVTENAIASAEQQLVPLAAASSAYNQINSFSHQYDRGGNLTVNGKPSFSVDQAATQLLRDGAAYKDLNGNGKIDLTYTFLTSASSSTMYKHGISGFSQFSAQQKAQAVLAMQSWADVANVVFTEKASGGDAHMTFGNYSGGQDGAAAFAYLPGTGAGYDGTSWYLINSSYTQNKNPDLNNYGRQTLTHEIGHTLGLAHPGDYNAGEGNPSYKDASYGQDTRGYSVMSYWSESNTSQNFSKGGVEAYSSGPLMDDIAAIQKLYGANYSTRAGDTTYGFNSNTGRDFYSASSSSDKLVFSVWDGGGNDTLDFSGFTQNQKINLNEASFSDVGGMVGNVSIAQGVTVENAIGGSGNDLLIGNNAANVLKGGAGNDIIYGAGGADQLWGGSGSDTFVFAASTDSKPGAADQIMDFVSGLDKIDLTGITKGAGLHFVNAFTGAAGDAILTTSGGVSTLSVDFSGHGVADFLVSTVGQAAVSDIVA; this comes from the coding sequence ATGTCGAAAGTAACAGAGAACGCTATTGCATCTGCCGAACAACAACTGGTGCCTTTGGCCGCAGCAAGTTCGGCGTATAACCAGATCAATAGCTTCAGCCACCAATACGATCGTGGCGGCAATCTCACGGTCAATGGCAAACCTTCGTTCTCGGTCGATCAGGCCGCCACGCAACTGCTGCGTGACGGCGCTGCCTATAAGGACCTGAACGGTAACGGCAAGATCGATCTGACCTATACCTTCCTGACCTCGGCTTCCTCGAGCACCATGTATAAGCATGGCATCTCCGGGTTCAGCCAGTTCAGCGCCCAGCAGAAGGCCCAGGCAGTCCTGGCCATGCAGTCCTGGGCTGACGTGGCCAACGTCGTGTTTACCGAGAAAGCCTCGGGTGGCGACGCCCACATGACCTTCGGCAACTACAGCGGTGGCCAGGATGGCGCGGCGGCATTTGCCTACCTGCCAGGTACCGGCGCCGGCTACGACGGCACCTCGTGGTACCTGATCAACAGCAGCTACACCCAGAACAAGAACCCCGACCTGAACAACTATGGCCGTCAGACCCTGACCCATGAGATCGGTCACACCCTGGGCCTGGCTCACCCTGGCGACTACAACGCCGGCGAAGGCAACCCCAGCTACAAGGACGCCAGCTACGGCCAGGACACCCGTGGCTACAGCGTCATGAGCTACTGGAGTGAAAGCAATACCAGCCAGAACTTCAGTAAGGGCGGGGTCGAAGCCTATTCGTCCGGCCCGCTGATGGACGATATCGCGGCTATCCAGAAACTCTACGGTGCCAACTACAGCACCCGTGCCGGCGATACCACCTACGGCTTCAACTCCAACACCGGGCGTGATTTCTACAGCGCCAGCTCGTCTTCCGACAAGCTGGTGTTCTCGGTGTGGGACGGTGGCGGCAACGATACCCTGGATTTCTCCGGTTTCACCCAGAACCAGAAGATCAACCTCAATGAAGCCTCGTTCTCCGACGTTGGCGGCATGGTGGGTAACGTTTCCATCGCTCAGGGCGTGACCGTGGAGAACGCCATCGGCGGTTCGGGCAACGACCTGTTGATCGGCAACAACGCCGCCAACGTGCTCAAGGGTGGTGCCGGCAACGACATCATCTACGGCGCCGGCGGTGCAGATCAGCTGTGGGGCGGCTCGGGCTCGGACACCTTCGTGTTCGCCGCCAGCACCGACTCCAAGCCGGGTGCGGCCGACCAGATCATGGATTTTGTCAGCGGCCTGGACAAGATCGATCTGACCGGGATCACCAAGGGCGCCGGCCTGCACTTCGTCAACGCCTTCACCGGCGCGGCGGGTGACGCGATCCTCACCACCTCCGGGGGTGTGAGCACCTTGTCCGTGGACTTCTCCGGGCATGGCGTGGCGGACTTCCTGGTCAGCACCGTGGGCCAGGCAGCGGTCAGCGACATCGTCGCCTGA
- a CDS encoding type I secretion system permease/ATPase: protein MVKNNHPAPLFKALGEYKGILISVGCFTALINVLMLVPSIYMLQVYDRVLSSQNETTLVMLSLMVVGFFVFIGLLEVLRSFIVIRIGSQLERRFNLRVYQAAFERNLSRGEGHAGQSLGDLTHIRQFLTGPALFAFFDAPWFPIYLLVIYAFNVWLGVFATVGALLLIALAYLNEAMTKKDLAEASGFSQRSTQLATSHLHNAETIQAMGMLGALRKRWFAVHSRFLGLQNQASDTGSVISSLSKTLRLCLQSLVLGLGALLVIKGDMTAGMMIAGSILMGRVLSPIDQLIAVWKQWSSAKLAYGRLDALLREFPPSDTAMSLPAPKGQVSFEQVSAGPPGRRMATLQQVNFSINAGEVLGVLGASGSGKSTLARVLVGVWPTLGGTVRLDGADIHRWNRDELGPYIGYLPQDIELFTGSIAENIARFRQADPEQVVQAAQMAGVHELILRLPQGYDTVLGDDGSGLSGGQKQRVALARALYGSPSLVVLDEPNSNLDTVGESALAAAIAQLKARGTSVVLVTHRSSVLALADKLLVLNEGRLQAFGPSQEVLKALAGGQQAQAQEAPKPVAAAPGGLSMSRQYQAPTRNSGA from the coding sequence ATGGTGAAGAACAATCATCCTGCACCACTGTTCAAGGCACTGGGCGAATATAAGGGCATCCTCATCAGTGTCGGTTGTTTCACTGCGTTGATTAACGTGCTGATGCTGGTGCCTTCCATCTATATGTTGCAGGTCTACGACCGGGTACTGTCGTCGCAGAATGAAACCACCCTGGTGATGCTGTCGTTGATGGTGGTGGGCTTCTTCGTCTTTATCGGTCTTCTGGAAGTGCTGCGCAGCTTTATCGTGATCCGCATCGGCAGCCAGCTGGAGCGCCGCTTCAACCTGCGGGTCTACCAGGCCGCGTTCGAGCGCAACCTGTCCCGGGGCGAGGGTCATGCGGGGCAGTCCCTGGGGGATTTGACCCATATTCGCCAGTTCCTCACCGGGCCGGCACTGTTCGCCTTCTTCGATGCACCCTGGTTCCCCATCTACCTGCTGGTGATCTACGCCTTCAACGTCTGGCTCGGAGTGTTCGCCACTGTAGGCGCGTTGTTGCTGATTGCCCTGGCGTACCTCAACGAAGCCATGACCAAGAAGGACCTGGCCGAGGCCAGCGGTTTTTCGCAGCGTTCCACCCAGCTGGCCACCAGCCACCTGCACAACGCCGAAACCATCCAGGCCATGGGCATGCTCGGCGCCTTGCGCAAACGCTGGTTCGCCGTGCACTCGCGCTTCCTCGGCCTGCAGAACCAGGCCAGCGATACCGGCTCGGTGATCAGCTCCCTGAGCAAGACCTTGCGTCTGTGCCTGCAATCCCTGGTGCTGGGCCTGGGTGCCTTGCTGGTGATCAAGGGCGACATGACCGCCGGGATGATGATTGCCGGTTCGATCCTCATGGGCCGGGTGCTGAGCCCCATCGACCAGTTGATCGCGGTGTGGAAACAATGGAGTTCGGCCAAGCTGGCCTACGGCCGCCTGGATGCACTGCTGCGCGAGTTCCCGCCCAGCGATACGGCGATGTCCTTGCCGGCGCCCAAGGGCCAGGTGAGCTTCGAGCAGGTCAGCGCCGGCCCACCCGGACGGCGGATGGCGACCCTGCAACAGGTGAACTTCAGCATCAATGCCGGCGAAGTGCTTGGCGTGCTGGGGGCTTCCGGTTCCGGCAAGTCGACCCTGGCCCGGGTACTGGTGGGCGTATGGCCGACCCTGGGCGGTACCGTGCGCCTGGACGGGGCCGATATCCATCGCTGGAACCGCGACGAACTGGGGCCCTACATCGGCTATCTGCCCCAGGATATCGAGCTGTTTACCGGCAGCATCGCCGAGAACATCGCACGCTTTCGCCAGGCCGACCCGGAGCAGGTGGTCCAGGCCGCGCAGATGGCCGGGGTGCATGAGCTGATCCTGCGCCTGCCCCAGGGCTACGACACCGTGCTCGGCGATGACGGCAGCGGCCTGTCCGGTGGCCAGAAGCAGCGGGTGGCCCTGGCCCGGGCGCTGTATGGCAGCCCGAGCCTGGTGGTGCTGGACGAACCCAATTCCAACCTCGATACCGTGGGCGAAAGTGCCCTGGCGGCGGCCATTGCCCAGCTCAAGGCCCGGGGCACCAGCGTGGTGCTGGTGACCCACCGTTCCTCGGTGCTGGCCCTGGCCGACAAACTGCTGGTACTCAACGAAGGCCGCTTGCAGGCCTTCGGCCCGAGCCAGGAAGTGCTCAAGGCCCTGGCCGGCGGCCAGCAAGCCCAGGCCCAGGAGGCGCCCAAGCCCGTTGCAGCGGCGCCCGGCGGCCTCAGCATGAGCCGGCAATACCAGGCTCCGACACGGAATTCAGGCGCATGA